CGAAGCATTTTTAAGATTGTAGACCTTGATGAAGCATGGGCGTTCTTAAATGTGGCACAGGGCGAAACTTTATCAAATAAACTGGTACGTGCTGGTAGAGCCATGAATGCCGGAGTATATTTTGTCACACAGTCCTCTGGGGACGTATCGAAAGAAAGTCTGAAAAATAACATCGGCTTAAAGTTTTCGTTCCGCTCCACAGATACCAATGAAATCAAGCAGACCTTAGAGTTTTTCGGGCTGGACAGTGAGGACGAAAATAACCAGAAGCGGTTGAGGGATTTGGAGAACGGACAATGCTTAATGCAGGATTTATACGGGCGTGTCGGTGTAGTACAGATACACCCTGTCTTTGTAGAACTGCTCCACGCTTTTGATACCAGACCGCCGATAAAAAGTGAGGTGGATTTGGAATGATGAAATCTGTCACAAAAGAAAAGGTGTTCCATGTGCTGAAAATGATTCTGATTGCCGTGACCGTCACGCTGGTACTGCTGTCCCTGCTTGGGACGGTAGCTCATGCGTCTGGACTGGTCGATGATACGGTCAATGCAGACAACCTGTATTCAAAGTATCCGCTTTCCAATTATCAGCTTGATTTCTATGTGGACAATAGCTGGTCTTGGCTTCCGTGGAACTGGCTGGACGGCATTGGAAAATCGGTGCAGTACGGGCTTTACTGTATCACAAATTTTGTCTGGACAATCAGCCTGTATCTTAGCAATGCCACAGGATATGTGGTGCAACAGGCGTATAAGCTGGACTTCATCAATGACATGGCAGACAGTATCGGGAAAAGTATCCAGACACTTGCCGGAGTGACCGAAAACGGATTTTCAAGCAGTGGATTCTATGTGGGATTCCTGCTTATTATCATTCTGATTGTAGGTGTTTATACCGCCTATACAGGGCTTCTCAAACGGGAAACAAGCAAGGCACTTCACGCCGTTATCAACTTTGTAGTGGTATTCATCGTGTCTGCGTCCTTTATTGCTTATGCTCCCAATTATATCCAGAAAATCAATGATTTCAGTTCGGACATCAGCACCGCTTCTCTGGACTTGGGGACAAAAATCATGCTCCCCGATTCACAAAGCAAAGGCAAGGACAGCGTAGACCTTATCCGTGACAGCCTTTTTGCGATACAGGTAGAAAAACCGTGGCTGTTGTTGCAGTTCGGGAACAGCGATACCGAAGAAATCGGGACTGACCGTGTAGAAGCTCTGGTATCTGCCAGCCCGTCCGATGAAGATGGGGAAACAAGGGAAACTGTTGTCAAAACAGAGATTGAGGATAACGACAATGACAACCTTACCATTCCACAGGTCGTCAACCGTCTTGGCATGGTGTTCTTCCTGCTCATTTTCAATCTCGGTATCACAATATTTATCTTCCTGCTTACTGGCATGATGTTGTTTTCCCAGATACTCTTTATCATATATGCCATATTTTTACCTGTCAGTTTTTTACTGTCCATGATACCGACCTATGAGAACATGGCGAAACAGGCAGTTGTCCGTGTGTTCAATGCCATTATGACAAGAGCCGGAATCACACTGATTGTGACCGTGGCATTTTCAATTTCCAGTATGTTTTACAACATTTCCACAGACTATCCGTTCTTCATGGTGGCATTTTTGCAGATAATCTGTTTTGCCGGAATCTACATGAAACTCGGAGAACTAATGAGTATGTTCAGTCTGAATGCCAATGACAGCCAGCAGATAGGTCGCCGGATATTCCGTAGACCGATGGTGTTCATGCGACACAGGGCAAGACGTATGGAACGCCGACTTGCAAGGGCTGTGGGTACAGGAAGTATGGTCGGAGCTGGTGCTGGTGCAGTCGCTGGTTCTGCTTATAATCACTCTCGTTCTACACATAAAAATACGCCAGCCAGACCACAAAGGAATAATGATATTTCCGTGGGAAGCCGTGTCGGTTCTGCGGTAGGTGCTGTAATGGATACAAAAAATAAAGTCCGTGACAGTGCTTCTTCTCTGAAAGAAAATGTGAAAGACTTACCGACACAGGCTGGTTATGCTGTTCACTCTGCAAAACAGAAAGCAAAGGATAATGTATCGGACTTTAAGCGTGGCATTGTGGAAGAACGGGAAAACCGACAGGAACAGCGTACACAGAAACGCAACCTGCACAGGGAAAATATCTCACAGAAAAAGCAGGAATTACAGAAAGCACAGGAAGCAAGGCAGACAGTTCATGCGAATGGATCAGCGACAGCCGGAGCTACCAGAAGCCATGAACGCCCTGTTGCCACACCTGTTCCAAAAACAGCACAGACCGATACGGTCATAAAGCCGGATATGAAGCGTCCTGCTACTTCTCCTGTGATAAAAAATGCAGAAGTCAAGGCTGGAAAAGAAACTGTTCGAACCAATATCAGACAGGAACAACAGGTCAAAGGTGTTACCAGAACGAACCAGCCGAATATAGCGGAATCCAGAAGTAATCAAAAGAAAACAACCATACAGAAACAGGTCAAGCAAAAACAGAATCGTAAGACTGTTACGAAGCAACCAGAGAAAGGACGGAAGAAATGAGATTAAAACGTATCCTTATCATAGGTACGATATTTCCAGTCCTTTTCTCCATCGTCCTCTTTTTCGGGATATTGATTTCCGGCGAAGATGACGACAGTTCAAACAGCTATTCGCCTGTCTATTCTGGCATGAACCTGTCAGCCGATGTCCTCAAACATCAGCCGATGGTAGAAAGATACGCCAGAGAAAACGGTATCTCGGAGTATGTGAACGTCCTGCTTGCCATCATACAGGTGGAAAGTGGCGGTACGGCTACCGATGTCATGCAGTCCAGTGAAAGTCTGGGACTACCGCCAAACTCATTAAGTACAGAAGAATCCATTAAGCAGGGGTGTAAATATTTTGCGTCCCTGCTTTCTTCCTGTAAAGCCAAAGGTATGAATGACATTAACGTGGTCATTCAATCTTATAACTATGGTGGTGGCTATGCAGACTATGTGGCGAAGAACGGGAAAAAGCACAGCTTCAACCTTGCAGAGAATTTCGCAAAGAATAAATCCGGCGGTACAAAAGTGACCTATACGAACCCGATAGCGGTCAGCAAAAATGGTGGCTGGCGTTATAATTACGGGAATATGTTCTATGTGGAGCTGGTCAACCAATATCTGAATATAAAGCAGTTCAGCAACGAAACGGTACAGGCGGTTATGAATGAAGCGTTGAAGTATCAAGGCTGGAAATATGTCTATGGTGGCAGTAACCCGAACACCTCTTTTGACTGTTCTGGTCTTACCCAGTGGTGCTACGGAAAAGCCGGAATCAGCCTGCCACGAACCGCACAGGCACAGTATGACGCAACCCAGCATATCCCGTTGTCACAGGCACAGGCTGGCGATTTGGTCTTTTTCCATTCCACCTACAATACCAGCGACTATGTTACCCATGTAGGAATCTATGTGGGAAACAATCAGATGTATCATGCTGGAAATCCAATCGGCTATACCGATTTAACTTCTGCCTACTGGCAACAGCACATCATTTGTGCCGGAAGAATCAAACAATAGAAAGGACTTGAAATATGTTTAAGAAGAAAGAAAAAACAGAGAAAGCACCTAAGAATAAGAAAGTGCGTACCATGAAAGTCGGGACACATAAGAAATCTGTCCTGTTGTTGTGGGCGGTGCTTCTGGCAAGCACCAGTTTTGGTGTGTATAAGAACTTTACCGCCATTGACACCCACACGGTACATGAAAAAGAAATCATTCAGCTAAGATTGAACGATACCAACGGTATTGAGAATTTCGTCAAGAACTTTGCGAAAGCCTACTACTCATGGGATACCAGCAAGGAAGCCATTGAAGCAAGGACAACAGAAATCAGTAAATACCTTACCAAGGAATTACAGGACTTGAACGCCGATACTATCAGAACGGACATACCAACCAGTGCTACTGTTACAAATGTGCTGGTCTGGAACGTGGGACAGTCTGGAACGGACGATTTTACTGTTGCCTACGAAGTAGATCAGCAGGTAAAAGAGGGCGAACAGACACAGGCAGTCACAGAAAACTACACAGTGACCGTTCATGTGGATAAGGACGGTGCAATGGTCATTACCCAGAATCCTACCCTTGCTCCGGCAGTACAGAAATCAAAGTATGAGCCAAAAGCACAGGAAGCAGATGTCAGTATCAGCTCAGACACAGTCAAGGACGCTACCGCTTTCTTGGAAACATTCTTCAAACTGTACCCTACCGCTACGGAGAAAGAACTTGCCTACTATATCAAAGACGGTGTGCTTGCTCCTGTATCTGGCGATTATGTATTTTCAGAACTGGAAAACCCTGTCTTTACCAAAGATGGCGATAATCTCAAAGTTAGCGTGTCCGTAAAATATCTGGATAACAAGTCGAAAATGACGCAAATCTCACAGTATGACCTTGTGCTTCATAAGGACGATAACTGGAAGATTGTAGAATAAATATTACAGCAGAATAGTATGGTAATTTGTTGTTTTATCTATACTATTCTGCATTTGATTATGATATAGTATGAATTAAGAAATATACAAACACGCTATTATGGAGGTAGTCATAATTATGGGATTGTTTGATAAATTTAAGAGAAAAATTCCACCAATGGTTCAAGTATTTTATAATCAAGATTTTGGATTTTTAATTGTACCTAATGCAGTTGAAAAAACTATGGGGTGTCATATTTCGATTGAACCAACAGAAAAAGTTATGCCCGATTGTTCTTCCGATGATTTAGGAAATGCAGTTATACGTGCAATAAAAATTGCAAAAAAAATACCCAAAGTAGATGAGAAAGCATTAAGTAACTACTGGAAACAAACAAAATATAAGGGGTATATAGCATTTTCTAGACATTTTCAAGCGATATCTATTAGAGTGATTGGTAATGAATTAAAGATAAAAAGATGGGTTACTGATAACAAAGGATATGTACCAGCAAGTGATGAAGAAGCTCAAATTATATCAATGAAAATAACAGATTATGAATTAGGACTATTTATAAAAAGAATGTTTAATATTGAGGATTAGTCAATCTTAATTTTATAAAATAAAAAATAATTTATTAAACAACAATAGAGGAAGATAATATGGAACTATTTGAAAAAATTTCAGAAAAATATGAGAATAAACGGATAAAGCGTGATTGTAAAGCACTTATGAAAAAGTGTAGTGCTAAATCATCAAGAGATATGAATACATTGGTTGAGTTAATTGATTTAATGTATATATACCAAGATTTTGAAATGGCTGTTGAACTTTATCATATTATTGAAAAAGTAGAATTTACTGGTAATTATACGATTTACGATGAAATATTATATGCCAAATGGACTATTGTAAGAATATACAGAGAAACAAATCAAACAGAAAAATATGAACAGCTATTAAACTCAGTGATGGAGTATGAAAATGAAGCATTATATGATAATCGTAAAGCAGGGTTAAAATTATATGATGAACATATTAGAAATGCAAGAGATTTAAAAGCAAAGCAAAGTATGATTGGCTGGATGCTCGTAAAATATAAAATAATGATAAAATGTTTTGAAAACCCTAAATTTCCTATAGATAAAATAAAATTAGATAAAGAAATAGTTGAAATGGAAATGAAATTAAAAAATATACTATAAAAAATAAAAAGAAAAATCATATTTGAGACAAAAGTATTCCTTTGCGTTTTCTTTCGCATTTTTGTGATATTATCGAATGGAAATAAATTTATTCAGAAAGGTTGTGGTTAAATGTTGG
The sequence above is drawn from the Coprococcus comes ATCC 27758 genome and encodes:
- a CDS encoding CD3337/EF1877 family mobilome membrane protein, coding for MMKSVTKEKVFHVLKMILIAVTVTLVLLSLLGTVAHASGLVDDTVNADNLYSKYPLSNYQLDFYVDNSWSWLPWNWLDGIGKSVQYGLYCITNFVWTISLYLSNATGYVVQQAYKLDFINDMADSIGKSIQTLAGVTENGFSSSGFYVGFLLIIILIVGVYTAYTGLLKRETSKALHAVINFVVVFIVSASFIAYAPNYIQKINDFSSDISTASLDLGTKIMLPDSQSKGKDSVDLIRDSLFAIQVEKPWLLLQFGNSDTEEIGTDRVEALVSASPSDEDGETRETVVKTEIEDNDNDNLTIPQVVNRLGMVFFLLIFNLGITIFIFLLTGMMLFSQILFIIYAIFLPVSFLLSMIPTYENMAKQAVVRVFNAIMTRAGITLIVTVAFSISSMFYNISTDYPFFMVAFLQIICFAGIYMKLGELMSMFSLNANDSQQIGRRIFRRPMVFMRHRARRMERRLARAVGTGSMVGAGAGAVAGSAYNHSRSTHKNTPARPQRNNDISVGSRVGSAVGAVMDTKNKVRDSASSLKENVKDLPTQAGYAVHSAKQKAKDNVSDFKRGIVEERENRQEQRTQKRNLHRENISQKKQELQKAQEARQTVHANGSATAGATRSHERPVATPVPKTAQTDTVIKPDMKRPATSPVIKNAEVKAGKETVRTNIRQEQQVKGVTRTNQPNIAESRSNQKKTTIQKQVKQKQNRKTVTKQPEKGRKK
- a CDS encoding lysozyme family protein yields the protein MRLKRILIIGTIFPVLFSIVLFFGILISGEDDDSSNSYSPVYSGMNLSADVLKHQPMVERYARENGISEYVNVLLAIIQVESGGTATDVMQSSESLGLPPNSLSTEESIKQGCKYFASLLSSCKAKGMNDINVVIQSYNYGGGYADYVAKNGKKHSFNLAENFAKNKSGGTKVTYTNPIAVSKNGGWRYNYGNMFYVELVNQYLNIKQFSNETVQAVMNEALKYQGWKYVYGGSNPNTSFDCSGLTQWCYGKAGISLPRTAQAQYDATQHIPLSQAQAGDLVFFHSTYNTSDYVTHVGIYVGNNQMYHAGNPIGYTDLTSAYWQQHIICAGRIKQ
- a CDS encoding conjugal transfer protein encodes the protein MFKKKEKTEKAPKNKKVRTMKVGTHKKSVLLLWAVLLASTSFGVYKNFTAIDTHTVHEKEIIQLRLNDTNGIENFVKNFAKAYYSWDTSKEAIEARTTEISKYLTKELQDLNADTIRTDIPTSATVTNVLVWNVGQSGTDDFTVAYEVDQQVKEGEQTQAVTENYTVTVHVDKDGAMVITQNPTLAPAVQKSKYEPKAQEADVSISSDTVKDATAFLETFFKLYPTATEKELAYYIKDGVLAPVSGDYVFSELENPVFTKDGDNLKVSVSVKYLDNKSKMTQISQYDLVLHKDDNWKIVE
- a CDS encoding DUF6707 family protein, whose product is MELFEKISEKYENKRIKRDCKALMKKCSAKSSRDMNTLVELIDLMYIYQDFEMAVELYHIIEKVEFTGNYTIYDEILYAKWTIVRIYRETNQTEKYEQLLNSVMEYENEALYDNRKAGLKLYDEHIRNARDLKAKQSMIGWMLVKYKIMIKCFENPKFPIDKIKLDKEIVEMEMKLKNIL